A stretch of the Enterobacter mori genome encodes the following:
- a CDS encoding NAD(P)H-dependent oxidoreductase: protein MSNILIINGAKEFAHSKGQLNDTLTEVADGFLRDAGHDVKVVRADSDYDVKAEVQNFLWADVVIWQMPGWWMGAPWTVKKYMDDVFTEGHGSLYASDGRTRSDAAKKYGSGGLIQGKKYMLSLTWNAPIEAFTEKDQFFEGVGVDGAYLPFHKANQFLGMDALPTFIVNDVIKMPDVPRYIAEYRKHLAEIFA, encoded by the coding sequence ATGAGCAACATTTTGATTATCAACGGCGCGAAAGAGTTCGCGCACTCTAAAGGCCAGTTGAATGACACCCTGACCGAGGTCGCGGACGGTTTCCTGCGCGACGCCGGGCATGATGTTAAGGTCGTGCGCGCGGACAGCGATTATGACGTGAAAGCCGAAGTGCAGAACTTCCTGTGGGCCGACGTGGTTATCTGGCAGATGCCGGGCTGGTGGATGGGCGCGCCGTGGACCGTGAAAAAATACATGGATGACGTGTTCACTGAAGGCCACGGTTCGCTGTATGCCAGCGACGGTCGTACCCGTTCAGACGCCGCCAAAAAATACGGTTCCGGCGGCCTGATTCAGGGCAAAAAATATATGCTCTCCCTGACCTGGAACGCGCCAATAGAAGCCTTTACCGAGAAAGATCAGTTCTTCGAAGGCGTGGGCGTCGACGGTGCGTATCTGCCGTTCCACAAGGCGAACCAGTTCCTGGGTATGGATGCGCTGCCGACATTTATCGTCAACGACGTGATTAAAATGCCTGACGTCCCGCGCTATATCGCAGAATATCGCAAGCATCTCGCGGAAATTTTTGCTTAA